A genomic region of Herbaspirillum sp. DW155 contains the following coding sequences:
- the queF gene encoding NADPH-dependent 7-cyano-7-deazaguanine reductase QueF (Catalyzes the NADPH-dependent reduction of 7-cyano-7-deazaguanine (preQ0) to 7-aminomethyl-7-deazaguanine (preQ1) in queuosine biosynthesis) translates to MDHTTPSASIVGHSPESSPLGKSSEYPTHYDPSLLFPIPRAPKRAELQISGTLPFFGADFWTAYEISWLNLRGKPQIAIATFMVPADSPNIIESKSFKLYLNSFNQERLESADQLIDKLRTDLSAAAGASVQVTLTESSQFGQLQFGELSGLLLDRLDVEIEPAATGAHPDGSLLRANTEEATVEETLVSHLLKSNCPVTSQPDWGSVQIQYVGAPIDQERLLKYIISFREHNEFHEQCVERIFTDILRHCKPQKLAVYARYTRRGGLDINPWRSNFSSAKPPSQLRNARQ, encoded by the coding sequence ATGGACCACACCACCCCGTCCGCATCCATCGTCGGCCATTCGCCGGAAAGCTCGCCCCTGGGCAAGAGTTCGGAATATCCGACCCATTACGACCCCAGCCTGCTGTTCCCCATCCCGCGCGCGCCCAAGCGTGCCGAGTTGCAGATCAGCGGCACCCTGCCCTTCTTCGGTGCGGACTTCTGGACGGCCTATGAAATTTCCTGGCTGAACCTGCGCGGCAAGCCGCAGATCGCCATCGCCACCTTCATGGTGCCGGCCGATTCGCCCAACATCATCGAGTCGAAGTCCTTCAAGCTGTACCTGAACTCCTTCAATCAGGAACGCCTGGAAAGCGCCGACCAGCTCATCGACAAGCTGCGCACCGATCTTTCGGCCGCCGCGGGCGCCAGCGTGCAGGTGACGTTGACCGAATCCTCGCAGTTCGGGCAGCTGCAGTTCGGCGAACTCTCCGGGCTGCTGCTGGACCGGCTCGATGTGGAAATCGAACCGGCCGCTACCGGCGCCCATCCCGATGGCAGCCTGCTGCGCGCCAATACGGAGGAAGCCACGGTGGAAGAGACGCTGGTGTCGCACCTGCTCAAGTCCAACTGCCCGGTGACCAGCCAGCCCGACTGGGGCAGCGTGCAGATCCAGTACGTGGGTGCGCCCATCGATCAGGAGCGGCTGCTGAAGTACATCATCAGCTTCCGTGAGCACAATGAATTCCACGAGCAATGCGTGGAACGCATCTTCACCGACATCCTGCGCCACTGCAAACCGCAGAAACTGGCCGTCTACGCCCGCTACACGCGGCGCGGCGGGCTGGACATCAATCCCTGGCGCAGCAATTTCTCCAGCGCCAAACCGCCCTCGCAATTGCGCAACGCCCGCCAGTGA
- a CDS encoding DUF971 domain-containing protein, whose amino-acid sequence MSAPSSPVPVSFKVRKLSRLVEVEFDDGMMFSLPFELMRVYSPSAEVRGHGPGQEVLQTGKREVEIHGIEPVGNYGVKPLFSDGHASGIFTWDYLYQLGRDQAAMWEAYLQKLEAAGFTRESGRDHQPEASGGYACGHAH is encoded by the coding sequence ATGAGCGCCCCGTCTTCTCCGGTTCCGGTGTCCTTCAAGGTGCGCAAGCTTTCGCGTCTGGTCGAGGTCGAGTTCGATGATGGCATGATGTTTTCTCTGCCCTTTGAACTGATGCGCGTCTATTCGCCCTCGGCCGAAGTGCGCGGTCACGGGCCGGGCCAGGAAGTGCTGCAGACCGGCAAGCGCGAAGTGGAAATCCACGGTATCGAACCGGTCGGCAACTATGGCGTGAAGCCACTGTTTTCCGATGGTCATGCCAGCGGCATCTTTACCTGGGATTACCTCTACCAGCTTGGCCGTGACCAGGCCGCGATGTGGGAAGCCTATCTGCAGAAACTGGAAGCGGCCGGGTTCACGCGCGAAAGCGGGCGTGATCATCAGCCCGAGGCCAGCGGTGGCTATGCCTGCGGCCATGCACACTGA
- a CDS encoding Tim44-like domain-containing protein has product MKKILLALLLAITSLSLIMSPAEAKRLGGGGSFGKQSSNYSRQAAPSAPSSPSYSQPSATPYRPSAPAAAPQSAPLPKPASPWRNMLGGALLGFGLGALMSHFGIGGAFGGMLGSLLTIALLCAAVIFLIRLFARGREAQNNNPAYATPTPGVSPIGSAVGATPEIGSGLRDINTPPAVPHASPAALQGSGYGGTAQPAQIQQWGIPEGFDTAGFVRNAKTYFIRLQAAWDRADVNDIREFTTPEMFAELRMQLTERGAAPNATDVVQLDAQLLGIETMAFDYLATVRFQGLIKEAPDASAEPFAEIWNLSKPLNGSGGWVLAGIQQV; this is encoded by the coding sequence ATGAAAAAAATCCTCCTCGCACTGCTGCTGGCGATCACCTCGCTCTCCCTCATCATGTCGCCCGCCGAGGCCAAGCGCCTGGGTGGCGGTGGTTCCTTCGGCAAGCAATCCTCCAATTACTCGCGCCAGGCGGCGCCTTCCGCGCCGTCTTCGCCGTCCTATAGCCAACCGTCGGCGACGCCTTATCGTCCCTCGGCACCGGCCGCCGCACCGCAAAGCGCACCCCTGCCCAAGCCCGCCAGCCCGTGGCGCAATATGCTGGGCGGTGCGCTGCTGGGCTTCGGTCTCGGTGCGCTGATGTCGCACTTCGGTATCGGTGGCGCATTCGGCGGCATGCTGGGTTCGCTGCTGACCATCGCGCTGCTGTGCGCGGCGGTGATCTTCCTGATCCGCCTGTTTGCCCGTGGCCGCGAGGCGCAGAACAACAATCCGGCCTATGCCACGCCGACGCCGGGCGTGAGCCCCATCGGCAGCGCCGTCGGTGCCACGCCCGAGATCGGTTCGGGCCTGCGCGACATCAATACGCCTCCGGCTGTCCCGCACGCGTCGCCCGCTGCCCTGCAAGGCAGTGGTTACGGTGGCACGGCCCAGCCGGCGCAGATCCAGCAATGGGGCATTCCCGAAGGCTTTGATACGGCGGGCTTCGTGCGCAATGCCAAGACGTATTTCATCCGCCTGCAGGCGGCCTGGGATCGCGCCGACGTCAACGACATCCGCGAATTCACCACGCCCGAGATGTTTGCTGAATTGCGCATGCAACTGACCGAACGCGGTGCCGCGCCCAATGCCACCGATGTCGTGCAGCTCGATGCGCAATTGCTGGGCATCGAGACCATGGCCTTCGATTACCTGGCCACGGTGCGCTTCCAGGGCTTGATCAAGGAAGCGCCGGATGCCTCGGCCGAACCCTTCGCCGAGATCTGGAATCTGTCCAAGCCGCTCAACGGCAGCGGCGGCTGGGTGCTGGCGGGTATCCAGCAGGTCTGA
- a CDS encoding PTS sugar transporter subunit IIA, with the protein MTNLAKILSPENVVLDLEVSSKKRAFEQAGLTFENNSGIARSTVSENLFARERLGSTGLGHGVAVPHGRIKGLKAPLALFMRLAAPIPFESPDGQPVKLLVFLLIPDHVTQQHLEILSEIAEMFSDDAFRNELTVESDPAVVHARIVTWQTSMEKAG; encoded by the coding sequence ATGACTAATCTCGCAAAAATCCTGTCTCCAGAAAACGTGGTTCTGGATCTGGAAGTCTCCAGCAAAAAAAGAGCTTTCGAACAAGCCGGCCTGACCTTCGAAAACAACAGCGGCATCGCCCGCTCTACCGTTTCCGAAAACCTGTTTGCCCGGGAGCGCCTTGGTTCGACCGGCCTGGGTCATGGTGTGGCCGTGCCGCACGGCCGCATCAAGGGCCTGAAGGCGCCGCTGGCCCTGTTCATGCGCCTGGCCGCGCCGATTCCCTTCGAGTCGCCCGATGGTCAGCCGGTCAAGCTGCTGGTGTTCCTGCTCATTCCCGATCATGTGACGCAGCAGCATCTGGAAATCCTCTCGGAAATCGCCGAGATGTTTTCCGATGATGCCTTCCGCAACGAACTCACCGTCGAGTCCGATCCCGCCGTGGTGCATGCCCGCATCGTGACCTGGCAGACTTCGATGGAAAAAGCCGGCTGA
- a CDS encoding HIT family protein: MSQTPACELCAGDGGEVLWHHPEFRVVLVDEPDYPGFCRVICNAHVKEMTDLAPAQRTLMANAVWAVEAAQRAVMQPEKVNLATLGNMTPHVHWHVIPRFTDDRHFPSPVWAEPRRAADTASLTARRALLPQLREAVRQQLDAAGLTA; this comes from the coding sequence ATGAGCCAGACTCCAGCCTGTGAACTGTGCGCCGGCGACGGCGGCGAAGTGCTCTGGCACCATCCGGAATTCCGGGTGGTGCTGGTCGATGAGCCGGATTATCCGGGCTTCTGCCGTGTGATCTGTAATGCGCACGTCAAGGAAATGACGGACCTCGCACCGGCGCAGCGCACCCTGATGGCCAATGCGGTGTGGGCAGTCGAGGCCGCGCAGCGGGCGGTGATGCAACCCGAGAAGGTCAACCTGGCCACGCTGGGCAACATGACGCCGCACGTGCACTGGCACGTGATCCCGCGCTTCACCGATGATCGTCACTTCCCCAGCCCGGTCTGGGCCGAGCCGCGCCGCGCGGCCGATACCGCCAGCCTCACTGCGCGCCGCGCCCTGCTGCCGCAGTTGCGCGAAGCGGTGCGCCAGCAGCTCGATGCGGCGGGCCTGACGGCCTGA
- the ubiE gene encoding bifunctional demethylmenaquinone methyltransferase/2-methoxy-6-polyprenyl-1,4-benzoquinol methylase UbiE → MTNTTHFGYETVKEEEKVRKVAEVFHSVAAKYDVMNDFMSAGLHRIWKAFTIAQAGVRPGFKVLDIAGGTGDLSKVFARQAGPSGEVWLTDINESMLRVGRDRLLNKGIVTPTMLCDAEKLPFPDNYFDRVSVAFGLRNMTHKDAALAEMRRVLKPGGKLLVLEFSKVWEPLKKPYDVYSFSVLPWLGKKVANDADSYRYLAESIRMHPDQETLKQMMEQAGLDRVQYFNLTAGVAALHTGIKM, encoded by the coding sequence ATGACCAACACCACCCATTTCGGTTACGAAACCGTCAAAGAAGAAGAGAAGGTCCGCAAGGTCGCGGAAGTGTTCCACTCCGTCGCCGCCAAATACGACGTCATGAACGACTTCATGTCGGCGGGCCTGCATCGCATCTGGAAAGCCTTCACCATCGCCCAGGCCGGCGTGCGTCCCGGCTTCAAGGTGCTCGACATCGCCGGTGGCACCGGTGACCTCTCCAAGGTCTTCGCCAGACAGGCTGGTCCGAGCGGTGAAGTCTGGCTCACCGACATCAACGAATCCATGCTGCGCGTGGGCCGCGACCGCCTGCTCAACAAGGGCATCGTCACCCCGACCATGTTGTGCGATGCCGAGAAGCTGCCCTTTCCTGACAATTACTTCGACCGCGTGTCGGTGGCCTTCGGCCTGCGCAACATGACCCACAAGGATGCCGCCCTGGCCGAAATGCGCCGCGTGCTGAAACCCGGTGGCAAGCTGCTGGTGCTGGAATTCTCCAAGGTATGGGAGCCGCTGAAGAAACCCTATGACGTCTATTCCTTCTCGGTCCTGCCGTGGCTGGGCAAGAAGGTCGCCAACGATGCCGACAGCTATCGCTACCTGGCCGAATCGATCCGCATGCACCCCGATCAGGAAACCCTGAAGCAGATGATGGAACAGGCCGGTCTGGATCGCGTGCAGTACTTCAACCTGACTGCCGGTGTGGCCGCGCTGCATACGGGCATTAAGATGTAA
- a CDS encoding YqaA family protein produces MIESAVLWLLNILAIPTVGLTSVFLISFVSATLLPLGSEPAVFAVIKASPEMFWPVILVATAGNTLGGIVDYWMGYGAKQAFAKERSTRWFHWLERFGAKTMLLAWLPGIGDPICTLAGWLRLPFWPSVIYMAIGKFVRYVLMTWLLLNVPDGFWHKLGDWLA; encoded by the coding sequence ATGATCGAATCCGCCGTTCTCTGGCTGCTCAATATTCTGGCCATTCCTACCGTGGGCCTGACCTCGGTCTTTCTGATCAGCTTCGTCTCGGCCACCTTGCTGCCGCTGGGCTCGGAACCGGCGGTCTTTGCGGTCATCAAGGCCAGTCCGGAGATGTTCTGGCCGGTGATCCTGGTGGCTACCGCCGGTAACACGCTGGGTGGTATCGTCGATTACTGGATGGGCTATGGGGCCAAGCAGGCCTTTGCCAAGGAGCGCTCCACGCGCTGGTTCCACTGGCTGGAGCGCTTCGGCGCCAAGACCATGCTGCTGGCCTGGCTGCCCGGCATCGGCGACCCCATCTGCACCCTGGCTGGCTGGCTGCGGCTGCCGTTCTGGCCTTCGGTGATCTATATGGCCATCGGCAAGTTCGTCCGCTATGTGCTGATGACCTGGCTGCTGCTGAACGTGCCGGATGGCTTCTGGCACAAGCTGGGGGACTGGCTGGCGTAA
- the ilvA gene encoding threonine ammonia-lyase, biosynthetic: MTNMSNDYLKKILTARVYDVAQETPLELANTLSQRIDNRIYFKREDMQSVFSFKLRGAYNKMAHLSPAQLKRGVICASAGNHAQGVALSAARLGCRAVIVMPTTTPQVKIDAVKARGGEVVLFGDSFTDAYEHALTLEKKQKLTFVHPFDDPYVIAGQGTVGMEILRQHPDPIHAIFVAIGGGGLIAGVASYVKAVRPDIKIIGVQTTDSDAMARSLKAGRRVALPDVGLFSDGTAVKLVGEETFRIAKELVDDIIIVDTDAVCTAIKDIFQDTRSIVEPAGALAVAGAKAYVERAKASKKPIKGESLITIACGANMNFDRLRFVAEMADAGEAREAVFAVTIPEERGSFRRFCETVGPRNVTEFNYRISDARAAHVFVGIQVSAADEAGKIARNFEKAGFGVLDLTHDELAKVHIRHLVGGKSELAGDELLYRFEFPERPGALMKFLSSMNPGWNISLFHYRNQGGDVGRILIGLQVPKKEMKELRAFLAQLGYRHWDETKNPLYKLFLG; this comes from the coding sequence ATGACCAACATGAGTAACGATTATCTGAAAAAAATCCTGACCGCCCGCGTCTACGACGTCGCCCAAGAAACCCCGCTGGAACTGGCGAACACGCTGTCGCAAAGGATTGATAATCGAATTTACTTCAAGCGTGAAGACATGCAGAGCGTGTTCAGCTTCAAGCTGCGCGGCGCCTACAACAAGATGGCCCACCTGAGCCCGGCGCAACTGAAGCGCGGCGTCATCTGCGCCTCCGCCGGCAACCACGCCCAGGGCGTGGCGCTTTCCGCAGCACGCCTGGGCTGCCGCGCCGTCATCGTCATGCCCACCACCACCCCGCAGGTGAAGATCGATGCCGTCAAGGCGCGCGGCGGTGAAGTGGTGCTCTTCGGCGACTCCTTCACCGATGCCTACGAACACGCGCTGACGCTGGAAAAGAAGCAGAAGCTGACCTTCGTCCACCCCTTCGATGATCCCTACGTGATCGCCGGCCAGGGCACGGTGGGCATGGAAATCCTGCGCCAGCATCCCGACCCTATCCACGCCATCTTCGTGGCCATCGGCGGTGGCGGGCTGATCGCGGGTGTGGCTTCCTACGTCAAGGCGGTGCGCCCGGACATCAAGATCATCGGCGTGCAGACCACCGACTCCGACGCCATGGCCCGCAGCCTCAAAGCCGGCCGCCGCGTGGCGCTGCCGGATGTGGGCCTGTTCTCGGACGGGACGGCCGTCAAGCTGGTAGGTGAAGAAACCTTCCGCATCGCCAAAGAACTGGTCGATGACATCATCATCGTCGACACCGATGCCGTCTGCACCGCCATCAAGGACATCTTCCAGGACACCCGCAGCATCGTCGAACCCGCCGGTGCGCTGGCCGTGGCCGGTGCCAAGGCTTACGTGGAGCGCGCAAAGGCCAGCAAGAAGCCGATCAAGGGCGAGTCCCTGATCACCATTGCCTGCGGCGCCAACATGAACTTCGACCGCCTGCGCTTCGTGGCCGAGATGGCCGATGCGGGCGAGGCGCGCGAGGCGGTCTTCGCCGTCACCATTCCCGAGGAACGCGGCAGCTTCCGCCGCTTCTGTGAAACCGTGGGCCCGCGCAACGTCACCGAATTCAACTACCGCATCAGCGATGCCAGGGCGGCGCACGTGTTCGTGGGCATCCAGGTGTCGGCGGCCGATGAAGCCGGCAAGATCGCGCGCAACTTCGAGAAGGCCGGCTTTGGCGTGCTCGACCTGACCCATGATGAACTGGCCAAGGTTCACATCCGTCACCTGGTGGGCGGCAAGAGTGAACTGGCGGGCGATGAGTTGCTGTATCGCTTCGAATTCCCCGAGCGTCCGGGCGCGCTGATGAAGTTCCTTTCCAGCATGAACCCTGGCTGGAATATCAGCCTGTTCCATTACCGCAACCAGGGCGGCGACGTCGGCCGCATCCTGATCGGCCTGCAGGTGCCCAAGAAGGAAATGAAGGAATTGCGCGCCTTCCTGGCCCAGCTGGGCTATCGTCACTGGGACGAAACCAAGAACCCGCTGTACAAGCTCTTCCTCGGCTAA
- a CDS encoding SCP2 sterol-binding domain-containing protein: MSVLPDPSTLALDPMKPAAAVINHLLAQEPWARDTLIAHAGKVACIDTGVMPLRLKVTGDGYLQDVPADAPANVTIRLKLSDLPLIAANRERAVSYVKLEGDADFANAISQLSQKLRWDAEDDLSRVVGDVAATRIVSGARGLFEAARTTQRKLTENLAEYFLEEQPMLIRPRQLQDFSADVVRLRDDLERLSKRIEKLERR, from the coding sequence ATGTCCGTGCTGCCCGATCCATCCACCCTTGCCCTCGACCCCATGAAACCTGCCGCCGCGGTGATCAACCATCTGCTGGCACAGGAGCCCTGGGCGCGCGACACGCTCATCGCCCACGCCGGCAAGGTGGCCTGCATCGATACCGGTGTCATGCCGCTGCGCCTGAAGGTGACCGGTGATGGCTATCTGCAGGATGTGCCGGCCGATGCGCCCGCCAACGTCACGATCCGCCTGAAGCTTTCCGACCTGCCGCTCATTGCCGCCAACCGCGAGCGTGCGGTCTCCTACGTCAAGCTGGAGGGCGATGCCGATTTCGCCAATGCCATTTCGCAATTGAGCCAGAAGCTGCGCTGGGATGCCGAGGATGATCTCTCCCGCGTGGTCGGCGATGTCGCTGCCACCCGTATCGTCTCCGGTGCGCGCGGCCTGTTCGAGGCCGCCCGCACTACCCAGCGCAAGCTGACCGAAAACCTTGCCGAGTATTTCCTGGAAGAACAACCGATGCTGATCCGCCCCCGCCAGTTGCAGGATTTTTCTGCCGACGTCGTGCGCCTGCGCGATGACCTGGAACGCCTGTCCAAGCGTATCGAAAAACTGGAGCGTCGTTAA
- a CDS encoding FAD/FMN-binding oxidoreductase, which yields MNAPAQIQALLTDAPHGAATPRLREIPYNYTSFSDREIVIRLLGEASWSLLDELRGKRQTGRSARMLYEVLGDIWVVRRNPYLQDDLLDNPKRRAALIEALNHRINEVDKRRLATDLAESGDADAQRRSASVEALLKAAKKAIGDFAEEFRQTYDLRKRATKVLGRYTAKDNIKFDGLSRVSHVTDATDWRVEYPFVVLTPDTEDEMAGLVKACIELGLTIIPRGGGTGYTGGAIPLTPMSAVINTEKLEQLGAVEMTMLPGVDKPYATIYSGAGVVTKRVSDAAEKAGFVFAVDPTSAEASCIGGNVAMNAGGKKAVLWGTALDNLASWRMVDPQGDWLEVTRLDHNLGKIHDVEVARFKLEWSHPGEKGQKTEVFKTEILEISGKKFRKEGLGKDVTDKFLSGLPGVQKEGCDGLITSARWILHKMPKQTRTVCLEFFGQARDAIPSIVEIKDYLDAETKKGGAILAGLEHLDERYLRAVGYATKSKRGVLPKMVLIGDIVGDDENAVAAAASEVIRMANNRVGEGFVAVSPEARKKFWLDRSRTAAIAKHTNAFKINEDVVIPLNRMGEYTDGIERINIELSIKNKLQLLAELDSFFVKGNLPLGKSDDAEGDDIPAAEMLEDRVHQAESLLEQTHARWSYLLANLDKPLGEAKGELAALGLEKMLPVFEQRLIDQPEAAVFHVVQDRTVRISWKQEVRAQLRQIFSGAAFKLILEECQAIHKRVLRGRVFVALHMHAGDGNVHTNIPVNSDHYEMLQDAHVAVARIMKLARSLNGVISGEHGIGITKLEFLTEDEIGEFREYKKRVDPEGRFNKGKLLNLPGMEADLSNAYTPSFGLMGHESLIMQQSDIGAIASSVKDCLRCGKCKPVCSTHVPRANLLYSPRNKILATSLLVEAFLYEEQTRRGVSIKHWEEFEDVADHCTVCHKCVTPCPVDIDFGDVSMNMRNLLRKMGKKSFNAGTNAAMFFLNATDPATINATRKVMTQWGFKAQRLGNDLMKKFAKKQTQKPPATVGKPPVKEQVIHFINKKMPGNLPKKTARALLDIEDDKIVPIIRNPKTTTADTEAVFYFPGCGSERLFSQVGLATQAMLWNVGVQTVLPPGYLCCGYPQRGTGDFAKGEKIITDNRVLFHRVANTLNYLDIKTVVVSCGTCYDQLQGYEFEKIFPGCRIIDIHEYLLEKGVKLEGVTGTRYMYHDPCHSPMKQQDPLKTVNSLITTVDAQKIEKNDRCCGESGTFGVSRPDVSTQVRFRKEEEMKKGTDKVRADGFTGDVKILTSCPSCFQGLSRYNEDAGTTADYIVVEMARHLLGENWMPEYVERANNGGIERILV from the coding sequence ATGAACGCCCCCGCACAGATCCAGGCTTTGCTTACAGACGCGCCGCATGGCGCCGCGACCCCGCGCTTGCGCGAAATCCCGTACAACTACACTTCCTTCTCCGATCGCGAGATCGTGATCCGGTTGTTGGGCGAAGCCTCCTGGTCCCTGCTGGACGAGCTGCGCGGCAAGCGCCAGACCGGTCGCTCGGCGCGCATGCTGTATGAAGTATTGGGCGACATCTGGGTAGTCCGCCGCAATCCCTACCTGCAGGATGACCTGCTGGACAACCCCAAGCGCCGCGCCGCCCTGATCGAGGCGCTGAACCATCGCATCAACGAAGTCGACAAGCGCCGCCTGGCCACCGACCTGGCCGAATCCGGCGACGCCGACGCCCAGCGCCGCAGCGCCAGCGTGGAAGCCTTGCTGAAGGCGGCCAAGAAGGCCATCGGTGACTTTGCCGAAGAATTCCGCCAGACCTATGATTTGCGCAAGCGCGCCACCAAGGTTCTGGGCCGCTACACCGCCAAGGACAACATCAAGTTCGACGGCCTCTCGCGCGTCTCGCACGTGACCGACGCCACCGACTGGCGCGTCGAGTACCCGTTCGTGGTGCTGACCCCGGATACCGAAGATGAAATGGCCGGCCTGGTCAAGGCCTGTATCGAACTCGGCCTGACCATCATCCCGCGCGGCGGCGGCACCGGTTATACCGGCGGCGCCATTCCGCTCACGCCCATGTCGGCCGTCATCAACACCGAAAAGCTGGAACAGCTGGGCGCGGTCGAAATGACCATGCTGCCCGGCGTGGACAAGCCCTACGCCACGATCTATTCGGGCGCGGGCGTGGTCACCAAGCGCGTCTCGGATGCGGCCGAAAAGGCCGGCTTCGTGTTCGCCGTGGACCCGACTTCTGCTGAAGCCTCGTGCATCGGCGGCAACGTCGCCATGAACGCCGGCGGCAAGAAGGCCGTGCTGTGGGGCACCGCCCTGGACAACCTGGCCAGCTGGCGCATGGTCGATCCGCAAGGCGACTGGCTGGAAGTGACCCGCCTGGACCACAACCTGGGCAAGATCCACGACGTCGAAGTGGCGCGCTTCAAGCTGGAGTGGTCGCATCCCGGCGAGAAGGGCCAGAAGACCGAAGTCTTCAAGACCGAGATTTTGGAAATCTCCGGCAAGAAATTCCGCAAGGAAGGCCTGGGCAAGGACGTCACCGACAAGTTCCTCTCGGGCCTGCCGGGCGTGCAGAAGGAAGGTTGCGATGGCTTGATCACCTCGGCCCGCTGGATCCTGCACAAGATGCCCAAGCAGACCCGCACGGTCTGCCTGGAATTCTTCGGCCAGGCGCGTGATGCGATTCCCTCCATCGTCGAAATCAAGGATTATCTCGACGCCGAAACCAAGAAGGGCGGCGCCATCCTGGCCGGCCTGGAACACCTGGACGAGCGCTACCTGCGCGCGGTCGGCTATGCCACCAAGTCCAAGCGCGGCGTGCTGCCCAAGATGGTGCTGATCGGCGACATCGTGGGTGACGACGAAAACGCCGTCGCGGCCGCCGCCTCGGAAGTGATCCGCATGGCCAACAACCGCGTGGGCGAAGGCTTTGTGGCCGTGAGCCCGGAAGCGCGCAAGAAATTCTGGCTGGACCGCTCGCGCACGGCGGCCATCGCCAAGCATACCAACGCCTTCAAGATCAACGAAGATGTGGTGATCCCGCTGAACCGCATGGGCGAATACACCGACGGCATCGAGCGCATCAACATCGAACTGTCGATCAAGAACAAGCTGCAACTGCTGGCCGAACTGGACAGCTTCTTCGTCAAGGGCAACCTGCCGCTGGGCAAGAGCGACGACGCCGAAGGCGACGACATCCCCGCCGCCGAAATGCTGGAAGACCGCGTGCACCAGGCCGAAAGCCTCTTGGAACAGACCCACGCACGCTGGTCCTATCTGCTGGCCAATCTGGACAAGCCGCTGGGTGAAGCCAAGGGTGAACTGGCCGCACTGGGCCTGGAAAAGATGCTGCCGGTGTTCGAGCAGCGCCTGATCGACCAGCCCGAAGCCGCCGTCTTCCACGTGGTGCAGGACCGCACCGTGCGCATTTCCTGGAAGCAGGAAGTGCGCGCGCAACTGCGCCAGATCTTCTCGGGCGCGGCCTTCAAGCTGATCCTGGAAGAATGCCAGGCCATCCACAAGCGCGTGCTGCGCGGCCGCGTCTTCGTGGCGCTGCACATGCACGCGGGTGATGGCAACGTGCACACCAACATCCCGGTCAATTCCGACCACTACGAAATGCTGCAGGATGCCCACGTCGCCGTGGCGCGCATCATGAAGCTGGCCCGTTCGCTCAATGGCGTGATCTCGGGCGAACACGGCATCGGCATCACCAAGCTGGAATTCCTCACCGAAGACGAAATCGGCGAATTCCGCGAATACAAGAAGCGCGTGGACCCGGAAGGCCGCTTCAACAAGGGCAAGCTCCTGAACCTGCCCGGCATGGAAGCCGACCTCTCCAATGCCTACACGCCTTCGTTCGGTTTGATGGGCCACGAATCGCTGATCATGCAGCAGAGCGACATCGGTGCGATTGCCAGCAGCGTCAAGGACTGCCTGCGCTGCGGCAAGTGCAAGCCGGTCTGCTCGACCCACGTGCCGCGCGCCAACCTGCTCTACTCGCCGCGCAACAAGATCCTGGCGACTTCGCTGCTGGTGGAAGCCTTCCTCTATGAAGAGCAGACCCGTCGCGGCGTCTCCATCAAGCATTGGGAAGAATTCGAGGACGTGGCCGACCACTGCACGGTCTGCCACAAGTGCGTCACGCCTTGCCCGGTCGATATTGACTTCGGCGATGTCTCGATGAACATGCGCAACCTCTTGCGCAAGATGGGCAAGAAGTCCTTCAATGCCGGCACCAATGCGGCCATGTTCTTCCTCAACGCCACCGACCCGGCCACCATCAACGCCACCCGCAAGGTGATGACGCAGTGGGGCTTCAAGGCGCAGCGCCTGGGCAACGACCTGATGAAGAAGTTTGCGAAAAAGCAGACCCAGAAACCGCCCGCCACCGTCGGCAAGCCGCCGGTCAAGGAGCAGGTCATCCACTTCATCAACAAGAAGATGCCGGGCAACCTGCCCAAGAAGACCGCGCGCGCGCTGCTCGATATCGAGGATGACAAGATCGTCCCCATCATCCGCAATCCCAAGACCACCACGGCCGATACGGAAGCGGTGTTCTACTTCCCCGGTTGCGGTTCGGAGCGCCTGTTCTCGCAGGTGGGTCTGGCCACGCAAGCGATGCTGTGGAACGTGGGCGTGCAGACGGTGCTGCCGCCGGGCTACCTGTGCTGCGGCTATCCGCAACGCGGCACCGGCGACTTCGCCAAGGGCGAGAAGATCATCACCGACAACCGTGTGCTGTTCCACCGCGTGGCCAATACGCTGAACTATCTCGACATCAAGACCGTGGTGGTGTCCTGCGGTACCTGCTACGACCAGTTGCAGGGTTATGAATTCGAGAAGATCTTCCCCGGCTGCCGCATCATCGACATCCACGAATACCTGCTGGAAAAGGGCGTCAAGCTCGAAGGCGTGACCGGTACCCGCTACATGTACCACGATCCCTGCCATAGCCCCATGAAGCAGCAGGATCCGCTGAAGACCGTCAACTCGCTCATCACCACGGTGGATGCGCAGAAGATCGAGAAGAACGATCGCTGCTGCGGCGAGTCGGGCACCTTCGGTGTCTCGCGTCCGGATGTCTCGACCCAGGTGCGCTTCCGCAAGGAAGAGGAAATGAAGAAGGGCACTGACAAGGTGCGCGCAGACGGCTTCACCGGCGACGTCAAGATCCTGACTTCCTGCCCGTCCTGCTTCCAGGGCCTGTCGCGCTACAACGAGGATGCCGGTACCACCGCCGATTACATCGTGGTCGAAATGGCGCGCCATCTGCTGGGCGAGAACTGGATGCCGGAATACGTCGAGCGCGCCAACAATGGCGGCATCGAACGCATCCTGGTGTAA